The Populus alba chromosome 6, ASM523922v2, whole genome shotgun sequence genome contains a region encoding:
- the LOC118033604 gene encoding uncharacterized protein isoform X1 yields the protein MLIQSFLSTSIECTPFHVSDQGKQDLFCDWMPGTEIWQMCSKCHEHCHNCCKDAASTTEEKETNNYSCLLSFPRGPHPPTIIKMSESSAPSFVYCRRKLQGNSIEFLSAIAKRSGEDCPYVINSDGPSVAVKEHCVVSEDEHETGTVRVPLMPPILCNGVDCSCPFSFGRSTQLASVSSVSKSAATNFVYGKTKLRQNSVSFLSAMAKTSGEDCLSVISSDGPSAARKEQRLISIHVCGAAVVPHPPVCNIADSPCPSSSQRSPQLPTVSTMSENSACNFVYSRKKLRGNSASFLSERVPAMAKRSGGEDCLSLISSDGPSAARKEQCLISQHEHGAALMPPPTVYSKDDSPCQLCLQRSQLPTASTMSEISACNFIHSRRRMRGKSVTFLSAEVPGIMKRSREDCLSVISSDDPSLAVEEAHVVSQDHRDQHERGTGGALIPPPIACNSDDSQCRLSLQGSPQLPTSSTMSEISAHNFVYSRRKLRGNSATFLSAQVPGITKRSREDCLSIISSDGPSLVVEEAHVVSQDHQDQFERGTGEALPGPPLVCYGEPHVSKSESSSGCSLVEDLVSDEATKKSRPKIIEVDSINDSCSSSKSNMEVVSDSTKTEGDDNGECSSSSIVAAEATGEDQSENDQCISKLRRQGAFEGVWPGETHASAKSIGDGSGSGSSSSRPCKKCFRKGSPVKMLICDNCEDSFHVSCCNPRVKRIPVDEWLCRSCCKKKRIIPKETISRKSLNIIGDMGRCRDASSTGESNPIALMLRDTEPYTGGVRVGKGFQVDIPDWSGPIINDVDIIGKPLVLEPSYFVSLFELKSNKSSKLGSIGNWLQCKQVIDDTAEGGNVTICGKWRRAPLFEVQTAVWECFCCVFWDPIHADCAAPQELETDEVMKQIKYIQMLRPRIAAKHQKLRRASIGDPMDD from the exons ATGTTGATACAGAGTTTCCTATCTACTTCAATTGAATGTACTCCATTTCATGTATCTGACCAAGGGAAACAGGATTTATTTTGTGACTGGATGCCTGGTACTGAAATTTGGCAGATGTGCTCAAAATGTCATGAACACTGCCATAATTGCTGTAAAGATGCTGCTTCAACCACCGAGGAAAAGGAGACTAACAATTATTCATGCCTGTTAAGTTTTCCGAGAGGTCCTCATCCACCAACTATCATTAAAATGTCTGAAAGTTCAGCACCTAGTTTTGTATATTGTAGAAGGAAGTTACAAGGAAACTCTATTGAGTTTTTATCAGCAATCGCAAAGAGAAGTGGAGAGGATTGTCCTTATGTCATCAATTCTGATGGTCCTTCAGTTGCAGTTAAGGAGCACTGTGTAGTTTCTGAAGATGAGCATGAAACCGGTACCGTTAGAGTACCTCTCATGCCTCCTATATTATGCAATGGAGTTGATTGTTCATGCCCCTTTTCCTTTGGAAGAAGTACTCAACTTGCATCTGTCAGTTCAGTGTCTAAAAGTGCTGCTACTAATTTTGTTTATGGGAAAACAAAGCTACGACAAAACTCTGTTTCCTTTTTATCAGCAATGGCAAAGACAAGTGGAGAGGATTGTCTTTCTGTGATCAGTTCTGATGGTCCATCAGCTGCACGGAAGGAGCAGCGCCTAATTTCTATACATGTGTGTGGAGCTGCCGTTGTACCTCATCCTCCAGTATGCAATATAGCTGATTCTCCATGCCCATCAAGTTCACAAAGAAGCCCTCAGCTACCCACTGTCAGTACAATGTCTGAAAATTCTGCATGTAATTTTGTATACAGCAGAAAGAAGCTGCGAGGAAACTCTGCTAGCTTTTTATCAGAAAGGGTCCCTGCAATGGCAAAGAGAAGTGGAGGAGAGGATTGTCTTTCTTTAATCAGTTCTGATGGTCCATCAGCTGCACGCAAGGAGCAATGCCTAATTTCTCAACATGAGCATGGAGCCGCTCTTATGCCTCCTCCTACAGTATACAGCAAAGATGATTCTCCATGCCAATTATGTTTACAAAGAAGTCAGCTACCAACTGCCAGTACAATGTCTGAGATTTCTGCATGTAATTTTATACACAGCAGAAGGAGGATGCGAGGAAAATCTGTTACCTTTTTGTCAGCAGAGGTCCCTGGAATCATGAAGAGAAGCAGAGAAGATTGCCTTTCAGTCATCAGTTCTGATGATCCTTCACTTGCAGTTGAGGAGGCACATGTAGTTTCTCAAGATCATCGAGATCAGCATGAAAGGGGAACTGGTGGAGCTCTTATACCTCCTCCTATAGCATGCAACAGTGATGATTCTCAATGCCGATTAAGTTTACAAGGAAGTCCTCAGCTACCAACTTCCAGTACAATGTCTGAAATTTCTGCACATAATTTTGTATACAGCAGAAGGAAGCTGCGAGGAAACTCTGCTACCTTTTTGTCAGCACAGGTCCCTGGAATCACAAAGAGAAGCAGAGAAGATTGCCTTTCAATCATCAGTTCTGACGGTCCTTCACTTGTTGTTGAGGAGGCACATGTAGTTTCTCAAGATCATCAAGATCAGTTTGAAAGGGGAACTGGTGAAGCACTTCCCGGGCCTCCTTTAGTATGTTATGGAGAGCCCCATGTTTCAAAATCAGAATCTAGCAGTGGATGTTCACTTGTTGAAGACTTGGTTTCTGATGAAGCTACAAAAAAAAGCAGGCCAAAAATCATTGAGGTTGACAGTATAAATGATAGCTGCTCATCATCAAAGTCAAATATGGAGGTTGTTTCAGATTCTACAAAGACTGAAGGAGATGATAATGGTGAGTGCTCTTCATCCAGTATAGTGGCAGCAGAGGCCACAGGGGAAGATCAGTCTGAAAATGATCAGTGTATCTCTAAACTCAGAAGGCAGGGGGCTTTTGAGGGAGTTTGGCCTGGCGAAACCCATGCTTCCGCTAAAAGCATTGGTGATGGTAGTGGTAGTGGTAGCAGTAGTTCTCGGCCATGCAAAAAATGTTTTCGCAAGGGATCCCCTGTAAAGATGCTAATTTGTGATAATTGTGAAGATTCATTTCATGTATCTTGCTGCAATCCTCGTGTAAAAAGAATACCAGTTGATGAATGGTTGTGTCGTTCTTGTTGTAAGAAGAAACGGATAATTCCCAAGGAGACAATTTCCAGAAAATCTCTCAATATAATTGGTGACATGGGCAGATGTAGAGATGCTTCATCTACTGGTGAATCAAATCCTATAGCATTGATGTTGAGAGATACTGAGCCATATACAGGTGGTGTTCGAGTTGGAAAAGGTTTTCAAGTAGACATTCCAGATTGGTCAGGTCCAATTATCAA TGACGTCGACATTATTGGCAAACCTTTGGTATTGGAGCCATCATACTTTGTCAGTTTGTTC GAATTGAAGTCCAACAAGTCTTCTAAACTTGGATCTATAGGCAATTGGCTTCAGTGTAAACAGGTTATAGATGATACAGCAGAAGGAGGCAATGTAACTATATGTGGAAAGTGGCGCAG GGCTCCTCTTTTCGAAGTCCAAACTGCTGTCTGGGAATGCTTCTGCTGTGTCTTCTGGGATCCAATTCATGCCGACTGTGCTGCACCTCAG GAGCTGGAAACGGATGAAGTTATGAAGCAAATAAAGTATATTCAGATG CTGAGACCCCGAATAGCAGCTAAACATCAGAAATTGAGGCGTGCCAGCATTGGCGATCCAATGGATGATTGA
- the LOC118033604 gene encoding uncharacterized protein isoform X3: MLIQSFLSTSIECTPFHVSDQGKQDLFCDWMPGTEIWQMCSKCHEHCHNCCKDAASTTEEKETNNYSCLLSFPRGPHPPTIIKMSESSAPSFVYCRRKLQGNSIEFLSAIAKRSGEDCPYVINSDGPSVAVKEHCVVSEDEHETGTVRVPLMPPILCNGVDCSCPFSFGRSTQLASVSSVSKSAATNFVYGKTKLRQNSVSFLSAMAKTSGEDCLSVISSDGPSAARKEQRLISIHVCGAAVVPHPPVCNIADSPCPSSSQRSPQLPTVSTMSENSACNFVYSRKKLRGNSASFLSERVPAMAKRSGGEDCLSLISSDGPSAARKEQCLISQHEHGAALMPPPTVYSKDDSPCQLCLQRSQLPTASTMSEISACNFIHSRRRMRGKSVTFLSAEVPGIMKRSREDCLSVISSDDPSLAVEEAHVVSQDHRDQHERGTGGALIPPPIACNSDDSQCRLSLQGSPQLPTSSTMSEISAHNFVYSRRKLRGNSATFLSAQVPGITKRSREDCLSIISSDGPSLVVEEAHVVSQDHQDQFERGTGEALPGPPLVCYGEPHVSKSESSSGCSLVEDLVSDEATKKSRPKIIEVDSINDSCSSSKSNMEVVSDSTKTEGDDNGECSSSSIVAAEATGEDQSENDQCISKLRRQGAFEGVWPGETHASAKSIGDGSGSGSSSSRPCKKCFRKGSPVKMLICDNCEDSFHVSCCNPRVKRIPVDEWLCRSCCKKKRIIPKETISRKSLNIIGDMGRCRDASSTGESNPIALMLRDTEPYTGGVRVGKGFQVDIPDWSGPIINPLLFLPDPRNTSVCESCWQPYKI, encoded by the exons ATGTTGATACAGAGTTTCCTATCTACTTCAATTGAATGTACTCCATTTCATGTATCTGACCAAGGGAAACAGGATTTATTTTGTGACTGGATGCCTGGTACTGAAATTTGGCAGATGTGCTCAAAATGTCATGAACACTGCCATAATTGCTGTAAAGATGCTGCTTCAACCACCGAGGAAAAGGAGACTAACAATTATTCATGCCTGTTAAGTTTTCCGAGAGGTCCTCATCCACCAACTATCATTAAAATGTCTGAAAGTTCAGCACCTAGTTTTGTATATTGTAGAAGGAAGTTACAAGGAAACTCTATTGAGTTTTTATCAGCAATCGCAAAGAGAAGTGGAGAGGATTGTCCTTATGTCATCAATTCTGATGGTCCTTCAGTTGCAGTTAAGGAGCACTGTGTAGTTTCTGAAGATGAGCATGAAACCGGTACCGTTAGAGTACCTCTCATGCCTCCTATATTATGCAATGGAGTTGATTGTTCATGCCCCTTTTCCTTTGGAAGAAGTACTCAACTTGCATCTGTCAGTTCAGTGTCTAAAAGTGCTGCTACTAATTTTGTTTATGGGAAAACAAAGCTACGACAAAACTCTGTTTCCTTTTTATCAGCAATGGCAAAGACAAGTGGAGAGGATTGTCTTTCTGTGATCAGTTCTGATGGTCCATCAGCTGCACGGAAGGAGCAGCGCCTAATTTCTATACATGTGTGTGGAGCTGCCGTTGTACCTCATCCTCCAGTATGCAATATAGCTGATTCTCCATGCCCATCAAGTTCACAAAGAAGCCCTCAGCTACCCACTGTCAGTACAATGTCTGAAAATTCTGCATGTAATTTTGTATACAGCAGAAAGAAGCTGCGAGGAAACTCTGCTAGCTTTTTATCAGAAAGGGTCCCTGCAATGGCAAAGAGAAGTGGAGGAGAGGATTGTCTTTCTTTAATCAGTTCTGATGGTCCATCAGCTGCACGCAAGGAGCAATGCCTAATTTCTCAACATGAGCATGGAGCCGCTCTTATGCCTCCTCCTACAGTATACAGCAAAGATGATTCTCCATGCCAATTATGTTTACAAAGAAGTCAGCTACCAACTGCCAGTACAATGTCTGAGATTTCTGCATGTAATTTTATACACAGCAGAAGGAGGATGCGAGGAAAATCTGTTACCTTTTTGTCAGCAGAGGTCCCTGGAATCATGAAGAGAAGCAGAGAAGATTGCCTTTCAGTCATCAGTTCTGATGATCCTTCACTTGCAGTTGAGGAGGCACATGTAGTTTCTCAAGATCATCGAGATCAGCATGAAAGGGGAACTGGTGGAGCTCTTATACCTCCTCCTATAGCATGCAACAGTGATGATTCTCAATGCCGATTAAGTTTACAAGGAAGTCCTCAGCTACCAACTTCCAGTACAATGTCTGAAATTTCTGCACATAATTTTGTATACAGCAGAAGGAAGCTGCGAGGAAACTCTGCTACCTTTTTGTCAGCACAGGTCCCTGGAATCACAAAGAGAAGCAGAGAAGATTGCCTTTCAATCATCAGTTCTGACGGTCCTTCACTTGTTGTTGAGGAGGCACATGTAGTTTCTCAAGATCATCAAGATCAGTTTGAAAGGGGAACTGGTGAAGCACTTCCCGGGCCTCCTTTAGTATGTTATGGAGAGCCCCATGTTTCAAAATCAGAATCTAGCAGTGGATGTTCACTTGTTGAAGACTTGGTTTCTGATGAAGCTACAAAAAAAAGCAGGCCAAAAATCATTGAGGTTGACAGTATAAATGATAGCTGCTCATCATCAAAGTCAAATATGGAGGTTGTTTCAGATTCTACAAAGACTGAAGGAGATGATAATGGTGAGTGCTCTTCATCCAGTATAGTGGCAGCAGAGGCCACAGGGGAAGATCAGTCTGAAAATGATCAGTGTATCTCTAAACTCAGAAGGCAGGGGGCTTTTGAGGGAGTTTGGCCTGGCGAAACCCATGCTTCCGCTAAAAGCATTGGTGATGGTAGTGGTAGTGGTAGCAGTAGTTCTCGGCCATGCAAAAAATGTTTTCGCAAGGGATCCCCTGTAAAGATGCTAATTTGTGATAATTGTGAAGATTCATTTCATGTATCTTGCTGCAATCCTCGTGTAAAAAGAATACCAGTTGATGAATGGTTGTGTCGTTCTTGTTGTAAGAAGAAACGGATAATTCCCAAGGAGACAATTTCCAGAAAATCTCTCAATATAATTGGTGACATGGGCAGATGTAGAGATGCTTCATCTACTGGTGAATCAAATCCTATAGCATTGATGTTGAGAGATACTGAGCCATATACAGGTGGTGTTCGAGTTGGAAAAGGTTTTCAAGTAGACATTCCAGATTGGTCAGGTCCAATTATCAA TCCATTGCTGTTTCTTCCTGATCCTAGAAACACAAGTGTCTGCGAGTCTTGCTGGCAACCTTACAAGATTTAA
- the LOC118033604 gene encoding uncharacterized protein isoform X2 — MCSKCHEHCHNCCKDAASTTEEKETNNYSCLLSFPRGPHPPTIIKMSESSAPSFVYCRRKLQGNSIEFLSAIAKRSGEDCPYVINSDGPSVAVKEHCVVSEDEHETGTVRVPLMPPILCNGVDCSCPFSFGRSTQLASVSSVSKSAATNFVYGKTKLRQNSVSFLSAMAKTSGEDCLSVISSDGPSAARKEQRLISIHVCGAAVVPHPPVCNIADSPCPSSSQRSPQLPTVSTMSENSACNFVYSRKKLRGNSASFLSERVPAMAKRSGGEDCLSLISSDGPSAARKEQCLISQHEHGAALMPPPTVYSKDDSPCQLCLQRSQLPTASTMSEISACNFIHSRRRMRGKSVTFLSAEVPGIMKRSREDCLSVISSDDPSLAVEEAHVVSQDHRDQHERGTGGALIPPPIACNSDDSQCRLSLQGSPQLPTSSTMSEISAHNFVYSRRKLRGNSATFLSAQVPGITKRSREDCLSIISSDGPSLVVEEAHVVSQDHQDQFERGTGEALPGPPLVCYGEPHVSKSESSSGCSLVEDLVSDEATKKSRPKIIEVDSINDSCSSSKSNMEVVSDSTKTEGDDNGECSSSSIVAAEATGEDQSENDQCISKLRRQGAFEGVWPGETHASAKSIGDGSGSGSSSSRPCKKCFRKGSPVKMLICDNCEDSFHVSCCNPRVKRIPVDEWLCRSCCKKKRIIPKETISRKSLNIIGDMGRCRDASSTGESNPIALMLRDTEPYTGGVRVGKGFQVDIPDWSGPIINDVDIIGKPLVLEPSYFVSLFELKSNKSSKLGSIGNWLQCKQVIDDTAEGGNVTICGKWRRAPLFEVQTAVWECFCCVFWDPIHADCAAPQELETDEVMKQIKYIQMLRPRIAAKHQKLRRASIGDPMDD; from the exons ATGTGCTCAAAATGTCATGAACACTGCCATAATTGCTGTAAAGATGCTGCTTCAACCACCGAGGAAAAGGAGACTAACAATTATTCATGCCTGTTAAGTTTTCCGAGAGGTCCTCATCCACCAACTATCATTAAAATGTCTGAAAGTTCAGCACCTAGTTTTGTATATTGTAGAAGGAAGTTACAAGGAAACTCTATTGAGTTTTTATCAGCAATCGCAAAGAGAAGTGGAGAGGATTGTCCTTATGTCATCAATTCTGATGGTCCTTCAGTTGCAGTTAAGGAGCACTGTGTAGTTTCTGAAGATGAGCATGAAACCGGTACCGTTAGAGTACCTCTCATGCCTCCTATATTATGCAATGGAGTTGATTGTTCATGCCCCTTTTCCTTTGGAAGAAGTACTCAACTTGCATCTGTCAGTTCAGTGTCTAAAAGTGCTGCTACTAATTTTGTTTATGGGAAAACAAAGCTACGACAAAACTCTGTTTCCTTTTTATCAGCAATGGCAAAGACAAGTGGAGAGGATTGTCTTTCTGTGATCAGTTCTGATGGTCCATCAGCTGCACGGAAGGAGCAGCGCCTAATTTCTATACATGTGTGTGGAGCTGCCGTTGTACCTCATCCTCCAGTATGCAATATAGCTGATTCTCCATGCCCATCAAGTTCACAAAGAAGCCCTCAGCTACCCACTGTCAGTACAATGTCTGAAAATTCTGCATGTAATTTTGTATACAGCAGAAAGAAGCTGCGAGGAAACTCTGCTAGCTTTTTATCAGAAAGGGTCCCTGCAATGGCAAAGAGAAGTGGAGGAGAGGATTGTCTTTCTTTAATCAGTTCTGATGGTCCATCAGCTGCACGCAAGGAGCAATGCCTAATTTCTCAACATGAGCATGGAGCCGCTCTTATGCCTCCTCCTACAGTATACAGCAAAGATGATTCTCCATGCCAATTATGTTTACAAAGAAGTCAGCTACCAACTGCCAGTACAATGTCTGAGATTTCTGCATGTAATTTTATACACAGCAGAAGGAGGATGCGAGGAAAATCTGTTACCTTTTTGTCAGCAGAGGTCCCTGGAATCATGAAGAGAAGCAGAGAAGATTGCCTTTCAGTCATCAGTTCTGATGATCCTTCACTTGCAGTTGAGGAGGCACATGTAGTTTCTCAAGATCATCGAGATCAGCATGAAAGGGGAACTGGTGGAGCTCTTATACCTCCTCCTATAGCATGCAACAGTGATGATTCTCAATGCCGATTAAGTTTACAAGGAAGTCCTCAGCTACCAACTTCCAGTACAATGTCTGAAATTTCTGCACATAATTTTGTATACAGCAGAAGGAAGCTGCGAGGAAACTCTGCTACCTTTTTGTCAGCACAGGTCCCTGGAATCACAAAGAGAAGCAGAGAAGATTGCCTTTCAATCATCAGTTCTGACGGTCCTTCACTTGTTGTTGAGGAGGCACATGTAGTTTCTCAAGATCATCAAGATCAGTTTGAAAGGGGAACTGGTGAAGCACTTCCCGGGCCTCCTTTAGTATGTTATGGAGAGCCCCATGTTTCAAAATCAGAATCTAGCAGTGGATGTTCACTTGTTGAAGACTTGGTTTCTGATGAAGCTACAAAAAAAAGCAGGCCAAAAATCATTGAGGTTGACAGTATAAATGATAGCTGCTCATCATCAAAGTCAAATATGGAGGTTGTTTCAGATTCTACAAAGACTGAAGGAGATGATAATGGTGAGTGCTCTTCATCCAGTATAGTGGCAGCAGAGGCCACAGGGGAAGATCAGTCTGAAAATGATCAGTGTATCTCTAAACTCAGAAGGCAGGGGGCTTTTGAGGGAGTTTGGCCTGGCGAAACCCATGCTTCCGCTAAAAGCATTGGTGATGGTAGTGGTAGTGGTAGCAGTAGTTCTCGGCCATGCAAAAAATGTTTTCGCAAGGGATCCCCTGTAAAGATGCTAATTTGTGATAATTGTGAAGATTCATTTCATGTATCTTGCTGCAATCCTCGTGTAAAAAGAATACCAGTTGATGAATGGTTGTGTCGTTCTTGTTGTAAGAAGAAACGGATAATTCCCAAGGAGACAATTTCCAGAAAATCTCTCAATATAATTGGTGACATGGGCAGATGTAGAGATGCTTCATCTACTGGTGAATCAAATCCTATAGCATTGATGTTGAGAGATACTGAGCCATATACAGGTGGTGTTCGAGTTGGAAAAGGTTTTCAAGTAGACATTCCAGATTGGTCAGGTCCAATTATCAA TGACGTCGACATTATTGGCAAACCTTTGGTATTGGAGCCATCATACTTTGTCAGTTTGTTC GAATTGAAGTCCAACAAGTCTTCTAAACTTGGATCTATAGGCAATTGGCTTCAGTGTAAACAGGTTATAGATGATACAGCAGAAGGAGGCAATGTAACTATATGTGGAAAGTGGCGCAG GGCTCCTCTTTTCGAAGTCCAAACTGCTGTCTGGGAATGCTTCTGCTGTGTCTTCTGGGATCCAATTCATGCCGACTGTGCTGCACCTCAG GAGCTGGAAACGGATGAAGTTATGAAGCAAATAAAGTATATTCAGATG CTGAGACCCCGAATAGCAGCTAAACATCAGAAATTGAGGCGTGCCAGCATTGGCGATCCAATGGATGATTGA